A genomic window from Pecten maximus chromosome 2, xPecMax1.1, whole genome shotgun sequence includes:
- the LOC117342168 gene encoding homeobox protein rough-like: MTPKLQIDTLNVENMPQATHIGGPFSAFSSWKPGNIGVDGARQLLHSAGLDKISSVEYPKQWLGEHSPVSYSLGTQGLPMTPVFAGIMQRRKRRENRPRRQRTTFTSEQTLKLELEYNRTEYISRPRRYELAEILNLSENQIKIWFQNRRAKEKRIEKAHQDQQIRSNNMTNIGMTPFPTSGPYSMFCGPCVWPYPPGTLTNVLASPTKPT; the protein is encoded by the exons ATGACGCCAAAATTACAAATAGACACTTTAAATGTGGAAAATATGCCACAGGCCACACATATCGGCGGACCTTTCTCGGCGTTTTCCTCATGGAAGCCCGGAAACATAGGCGTAGACGGAGCCCGACAATTACTACACTCAGCAGGGCTAGACAAGATTTCCTCTGTGGAATACCCAAAACAATGGCTGGGTGAGCATTCTCCCGTCTCTTACTCACTTGGCACACAGGGACTTCCTATGACACCAGTGTTTGCAGGAATAA TGCAGAGACGGAAAAGACGGGAGAATCGTCCTCGGCGACAGCGAACGACGTTTACCAGTGAACAGACTCTAAAACTCGAACTCGAGTACAATCGAACAGAATACATTTCCAGACCTCGGAGATACGAACTAGCGGAAATTTTAAACCTATCAGAAAATCAAATCAAGATTTGGTTTCAGAATCGTAGAGCCAAGGAGAAACGCATTGAGAAGGCCCATCAGGACCAACAAATAAG GAGCAACAACATGACGAATATCGGAATGACTCCCTTCCCTACTTCTGGGCCGTACTCAATGTTTTGTGGACCCTGTGTGTGGCCATATCCTCCCGGAACACTGACAAATGTACTGGCATCTCCAACGAAACCAACATAA